Proteins from a single region of Streptomyces sp. HUAS 15-9:
- a CDS encoding sialidase family protein has product MTAVTVPFRAGKEGYASFRIPAVVATASGTLLAFCEGRVGSAKDHGHIDIVLKRSTDGGHTWGPLEVAASNGDDLAGNPAPVVLDTGRILLVHIRAAATANEDSILRGGVKTADGRRVWVRHSDDDGVSWSEPKEITKSVKRAGWRWYATCPGHAIQLRTGRVLVPGNHTVPPTGTDLGNEPRYNSGHCLLSDDRGETWFLGYVDENTDGRVNVNETTAAELPDGRVYFNTRNDSPSPGNRADAHSKDGGKTLVEPFRPQADLTAPVCEASVLQLRDPDLLLYSGPADPTDRALMTVRASTDGGTTWRPVHTVDGLPAAYSDLVRVDRDTVGLLYETGDFGPYETITFRRLPVADLT; this is encoded by the coding sequence ATGACAGCAGTCACCGTCCCCTTCCGCGCCGGCAAGGAAGGCTACGCCAGCTTCCGGATCCCGGCGGTCGTCGCTACAGCCTCCGGCACCCTGCTGGCGTTCTGCGAGGGCCGGGTCGGCTCCGCGAAGGACCACGGTCATATCGACATCGTGCTGAAGCGCTCCACGGACGGTGGCCACACCTGGGGCCCGCTCGAGGTCGCCGCGAGCAACGGCGACGACCTCGCCGGAAACCCCGCCCCCGTCGTCCTCGACACCGGCCGCATCCTGCTCGTCCACATCCGCGCGGCCGCCACCGCGAACGAGGACTCCATCCTGCGCGGCGGGGTGAAGACCGCCGACGGCCGCCGCGTATGGGTGCGGCACAGCGACGACGACGGCGTCAGCTGGTCCGAGCCGAAGGAGATCACCAAGTCGGTGAAGAGAGCGGGCTGGCGCTGGTACGCCACCTGCCCCGGCCATGCGATCCAGCTGCGCACCGGCCGGGTCCTCGTCCCCGGCAACCACACCGTGCCGCCCACCGGCACCGACCTCGGCAACGAGCCCAGGTACAACAGCGGCCACTGCCTGCTCAGCGACGACCGCGGCGAGACCTGGTTCCTCGGCTACGTCGACGAGAACACCGACGGCCGTGTCAACGTCAACGAGACCACCGCCGCCGAACTCCCCGACGGCCGCGTCTACTTCAACACCCGCAACGACTCCCCGTCCCCCGGCAACCGCGCCGACGCCCACTCGAAGGACGGCGGGAAGACCCTCGTCGAACCGTTCCGCCCGCAGGCCGACCTCACCGCCCCCGTCTGCGAGGCGAGCGTCCTCCAGCTCCGCGACCCCGACCTGCTCCTCTACTCCGGCCCCGCCGACCCCACCGACCGCGCCCTGATGACCGTCCGCGCCTCCACCGACGGCGGCACCACCTGGCGCCCGGTCCACACCGTCGACGGGCTGCCCGCCGCCTACTCCGACCTGGTCCGCGTCGACCGGGACACCGTCGGACTCCTCTACGAGACCGGCGACTTCGGGCCGTACGAGACGATCACCTTCCGGCGGTTGCCGGTCGCGGATCTCACCTGA